The sequence AATTTCGCATTCACCTGATAATCTTTAGCTGTCAAATCCAAAATATCCACATACAACGAGCGATCCAATTTAAACTTTAAAGCTTCAGGTTCTAATCGCACGTATTCAAAATCCAAACCGATCACCTTGACATCATGCAAATGATCTAAATAAGTGTCAAAATGCGCCCCCTCTTTGACCGGCTCCACAATCGCAAGCATCGTGTCTAGCATCTTTTCTAAATCTATGAGTTTGGTTTCCACATTGGTTTTAGCGAGTTTGGATTCCAAATAAGAATTATTGAAGTTGATATAATCTTTTTCGCTCATGCTGCCGGCTTTGACTTTTTCTTTAGCGATTTTGAGCTGCGAATAAAAGTTCGCTTCTCGTTGCGCATACACCTGATACTTTTCTTTAGTCATCACATAAGTCAAATAAAGGCGTTTAGCGCCAATAAAAGCGAGATTTTTATTCAATTGATAGCTTTTATCGTATTGAATGGTTTTAATAGAAAGGCTTTTGGATAAAAGCGAACTCACCCATGGGAGCTTGGGCCTTACCATTAAAAGGGTTCTGGGCTGCGCTTCTACAATGCCTTGGAAGTTTTTCACCATAGAAGTTTCATTATAAATATAGGGGAAATCCCAAGCGTTTACGGAGCGTTGCTCATTCAAACGGCTTTTAAAATCGGCTTTTTTGCCGATCAACTCCATTGAATTAATTTCTACTTCTTTAAAAAACTCTTGTAGGGTAAAGATTTTAGCGCTAAGCATGCCTGCGCCAAACATGCTTATTAAAAAAGTTACCCCCAAAAAACGCCGGACTTTGCGTTTGACAGCATTAAATCGCAATTTCTTTAATATCCCCAATTTCTAAGAAACTTTGATACACGCCCCATAAGAAATTTTTACGATTTTTTTGGATTTCTATATCTTTATCCATGACTAGCACGCTTTTAAAATACTCTTCTAAAGGTGCATGCAAACCAAAATAAGCCTCTATTTTGCTATCCAAACTCTCAAAAGCGCTCATTTTGATCGCATTGAACGCTTCAAAAAGGGCATGCTCTTTTGGCTCTTTAAAAAGATGGGTAGAAAACTCGCTTGACTCGTTAAGGTTTCTGTCTTTATTGATATTGGCTAAGCGTTTGAAAGCGCTAAAAAGCAACTCTTTTTTTTGAGCGTTCTTAGGATCGTCTAAAAAGCGTTTTAAGGCTTTGACTTTTTGAATGATTTTAACAATATCTCGCTCATTGGTGTTTAACACGCTTCTTATAATAGAGGGGTTACAATCTATTAAATTATTAAAGCGTTCCAGTAAAAACTTTTCTAAAATCTCTAAATCAAAGCTTTGATAAACGCCCACTTTTTCAAAGAGGTTTTTTAAATCCGCTTTTAAATCAAATTCTAACCCGTAATGCGCGATGATTTTCAATAACCCAAAACTCAAGCGCCTTAAAGCAAAAGGATCTTTAGATCCGCTAGGGATTTTACCCGCACTAAAAAGAGAAAACAGGCTGTCTAATTTCAAGCTCAAAGCCACGATCGTGCTAAAAACACTAGAGGGCAAGGGAGCGTTTTCGCTTGCGGGCAAATACTGCTCTTTCACACTCAAGGCGACTAACTCGTTTTCGTTTTGTTTTAAAGCGTAGTAATAGCCCATGATCCCTTGAAGCTCGCTAAATTCATACACCACTTCACTGAGTAAATCCGCCTTAGCGATTTGAACGGCTCTTTTAACCAACTCAAGGGCTTTTTCTAAAGGCATGTTTAAAGATGAAAGATATTTTTGCGTCAAGTATTGGGCGATGATTGATTCGCGCTCCATTTTATCCTTTAAAGTCCCTAAACCTTGCACAAAAACCACGCTCTCTAAAGGAGCGTTATCTAAAGGCTTTTTGAGATCGTTTTCATAAAAGAAAACCGCATCGCTCAAACGGGCTTTTAAAACCTTTTGATTGCCTGCAATGATTTTTTGCTTGTCTTTATTGATAGCGTTACTCACCACAATAAAGCCGTTGTGTAATGTTGGGCTTTCTTCTTGGCTTTTTTGACTAAAGGTTGCAAAATAGCGCTGGTTTTCTTTCATGGAAGTAATGATGATTTCACTGGGTAATTTTAAAAACGCCTTGTCAAACTCCCCTAAAAGCACACTAGGGTATTCAGTAATCGCTACAACCTCATCTAATAAATCCCTATCTATTTCTACGATGATGTGGTGCTTTGTTTCTAGCTCTTTAATTTCTTGTAAGATTTTAGCTTCGCGCTTTTTAGGGTCTAAAATGACATGGTTTTTTTCTAAAACTTTAAAATAGGCTTTAGGGCTATCCACCTGGATAAAATCAAAACCCTCTTGTCGGTGCGCTTTCGTGGCTTGCTTGGTTTTAAAGCCATATTCTTTAACTTCAATACCGTTAAAATTTTCCCCATTAAACAACACGCAAATATTATGAATGGGTCTGATAAAGCTTTTTTCCACATTGCCCCAACGCATAGACTTCCCAAAATTCAAACCCTCTAAAAACTCTAACACAATGGGCATGATTAAATCTTTTGTAGGCTGTTTGGCGTGGATTTTAGCGTGATAAAGCACTTCTTTATTGTTTTTAAACGCTGTTTGGAAATGCTGGTGATCCTTTAGTCCTAATTTTTGATAAAACCCTAAACCTAACGCGTTCAGCCCTTGCGTTTTATCTTGATTGTTGCATGCGATTTTAACCGGAGGCCCAAAAAATTCCTCTTTGGTTTCTTGGGTTAAAAGAGGAAAGTCTTTGATAAACAAACACAAGCGCCTAGGGGTGTAAAAAACCTCTATAGTTCCCACTTCTAAAGCGCGTTTTTGAAAAAGAGCGTGGAGTTTTTTAGGCATTTCTTTATATTCATTCAATAACGCTTGTGCGGGCAATTCTTCAACCAAAATCTCTACTAACAATTCATCTGAATGCAAAATCTCAATTCTCCCTAAAAAACAAAATCACTTTTAAGACTAAATCATGTTAGAATTATACTTTAATTTATTCTTAGTTTAGTTTATTTCTTAAATACAAAAGGTAGGCGTTTTGAAACATTTAACCCCACTCACTCACACCCTTTTTAAAGCCTTATGGCTAGGTGCAGCCTTAAGTGCATCTTTAAGTTTAGCCGCAGCAGAAAGCCCCACTAAAACAGAGCCTAAGCCCGCTAAGGGGGTTAAAAACAAACCCAAATCGCCCGTTACTAAAGTCATGATGACCAATTGCGATAATCTTAAAGATTTTAACGCTAAGCAAAAAGAAGTCTTAAAAGCCGCTTATCAATTCGGCTCTAAAGAAAATTTAGGCTATGAAATGGCAGGCATCGCATGGAAAGAATCATGCGCAGGGGTTTATAAAATCAATTTTTCCGATCCGAGTGCGGGCGTGTATCATTCTTATATCCCTAGCGTTCTAAAAAGCTATGGGCATAATGATAGCCCCTTTTTGCGTAATGTGATGGGGGAATTGCTCATTAAAGACGATGCGTTTGCTTCTGAAGTGGCTTTAAAAGAGTTGCTCTATTGGAAAACACGCTACCATGATAATCTAAAAGACATGATCAAATCTTACAACAAGGGCAGTCGTTGGGAAAAAAACGAGAAGTCTAACGCTGATGCTGAAAAATATTACGAAGAGATACAAGACAGGATCAGGCGTTTGAAAGAATCTAAAATCTTTGATTCGCAGTCCAGTAATGACCAAGAATTGCAAAAAAGCGCTAATAGCAACCTAGATTTAGACCCTATCGGCAACGCCATGCCCCAAACTTTAGCTAAAACAGAGACCAAAGAAACTCAAACAGAGGAAACCCAAGCAGAAAAACCCCGAGAAATGAAAGAGACAACTAGCGAGCAAACAACCAACAAGCCAGAAAAAGAAAAAGATAAACCCATGTATTTGGCTCAAATCAATAGCGCTGATTTCACACCCGCTAAAAAAAGCCCCAAAAAACCGGCTAAAGCGAATCCAAAACGCTCCTCTAAAAATAATATAAATAATATTAAAAGCCACGCTAAAACCGCTTCCAAAAATTCCAAAAATAAAGAAGTGTGCAAAAATTGCTCTCCAGGGCAAAGGAATGCGATTTTAGCTAACCACATCACTCTCATGCAAGAGCTTTAAAAAGTCCTAAAAATGGCGCAAAAAACTCTTTTGATTATCACTGATGGCATTGGGTATCGTAAAGATAGCGATCATAACGCATTCTTTCATGCTAAAAAAACCACTTATGATTTGATGTTTAAAACCTTGCCTTATAGCCTGATTGATACGCATGGCTTGAGCGTGGGTTTACCTAAGGGGCAAATGGGAAATTCTGAAGTGGGGCATATGTGTATTGGGGCTGGTAGGGTGCTCTATCAGGATTTAGTCAAAATTTCTTTAAGCCTTCAAAACGATGGATTAAAAAACAACCCCGCTTTTTTAAACACGATCCAAAAAAGCCAAGTGGTGCATCTTATGGGTTTGATGAGCGATGGGGGCGTGCATTCACACATTGAGCATTTTATCGCTCTGGCTTTAGAGTGTGAAAAATCCCATAAAAAAGTCTTTCTGCATTTAATCACCGATGGGCGCGATGTCGCTCCTAAAAGCGCTTTAACTTATTTAGCACCAATGCAAAATATCTGCAATGAAAACATTCAAATCGCTACCATAGGCGGCCGTTTTTATGCGATGGATAGGGATAATCGCTTTGAAAGGATTGAACTTGCGTATCATAGCTTAATGGGGCTTAATAACACGCCTTTAAGCCCTAGCGAGTATATCCAAAGCCAGTATGATAAAAATACCACCGATGAATTTATCATGCCCGCTTGTTTTAAAAATTATTGCGGCATGCAAGATGGTGAAAGTTTTATTTTTATCAATTTCAGGAATGATAGGGCCAGAGAAATCGTGAGCGCTTTAGGCCAAAAGGAATTTAGCGGTTTTGAGCGCGAGACTTTTAAAAAACTCCATATCGCTACCATGACGCCTTATGATAACACTTTCTCCTACCCTGTTTTATTCCCCAAAGAAAGCGTTCAAAACACGCTCGCTGAAGTGGTCTCTCAACACAACCTGACCCAAAGCCATATCGCTGAAACTGAAAAATACGCGCATGTAACCTTTTTCATCAATGGTGGGGTGGAAGCGCCTTTTAAAAATGAAAACCGGGTGCTTATCCAAAGCCCAAAAGTAACCACTTATGACTTAAAGCCTGAAATGAGCGCTAAAGAAGTAACCCTTGCGGTGTTAGAACAAATGAAATCAGGCACGGATTTGATCATTGTGAATTTTGCTAATGGCGATATGGTGGGGCATACAGGGAATTTTGAAGCGAGCATCAAAGCGGTAGAAGCAGTGGATGCATGCTTAGGGGAAATCCTTTCACTGGCTAAAAAATTGGATTACGCCATGCTTTTAACCAGCGATCATGGGAATTGCGAACGCATGAAAGATGAAAATCAAAACCCCTTAACCAACCACACCGCCGGGAGCGTGTATTGTTTTGTTTTAGGGAATGGAGTTAGATCCATTAAAAACGGAGCGCTAAACAATATCGCTAGCAGCGTGTTAAAACTCATGGGCCTTAAAGCCCCAGCAACGATGGACGAACCCCTATTTTAAACTAAAGGAAAAGAATGCAAATTGATGACGCATTATTGCAACGCTTGGAAAAATTGAGCATGTTAGAGATTAAAGACGAGCATAAAGAGAGCGTTAAAGGTCATTTAGCGGAGGTTTTAGGCTTTGTAGAAAACATTTTCGCTTTAGAAACTAGCACGCTAAAAACAGATACAGAG is a genomic window of Helicobacter pylori oki112 containing:
- the gatC gene encoding Asp-tRNA(Asn)/Glu-tRNA(Gln) amidotransferase subunit GatC; translation: MQIDDALLQRLEKLSMLEIKDEHKESVKGHLAEVLGFVENIFALETSTLKTDTELCTPLREDEPKSQPNTAKEILSQNKHSQDHYFVVPKIIE
- a CDS encoding TolC family protein; the protein is MRFNAVKRKVRRFLGVTFLISMFGAGMLSAKIFTLQEFFKEVEINSMELIGKKADFKSRLNEQRSVNAWDFPYIYNETSMVKNFQGIVEAQPRTLLMVRPKLPWVSSLLSKSLSIKTIQYDKSYQLNKNLAFIGAKRLYLTYVMTKEKYQVYAQREANFYSQLKIAKEKVKAGSMSEKDYINFNNSYLESKLAKTNVETKLIDLEKMLDTMLAIVEPVKEGAHFDTYLDHLHDVKVIGLDFEYVRLEPEALKFKLDRSLYVDILDLTAKDYQVNAKLANRDVFNEFEFGIGSESYNSSTNLSIEVRIPLPVTPKNIYQKRKFLDLQSGTLAQNEVMKRNIRINANSYLNQLKTKEAYIETQKEAIANKKRLMEMGRIAYEAQKIGLFEYLIYQNSYMDALITLAEAKIEYIDISALLEETLGESLTRLGELH
- the glyS gene encoding glycine--tRNA ligase subunit beta; translated protein: MHSDELLVEILVEELPAQALLNEYKEMPKKLHALFQKRALEVGTIEVFYTPRRLCLFIKDFPLLTQETKEEFFGPPVKIACNNQDKTQGLNALGLGFYQKLGLKDHQHFQTAFKNNKEVLYHAKIHAKQPTKDLIMPIVLEFLEGLNFGKSMRWGNVEKSFIRPIHNICVLFNGENFNGIEVKEYGFKTKQATKAHRQEGFDFIQVDSPKAYFKVLEKNHVILDPKKREAKILQEIKELETKHHIIVEIDRDLLDEVVAITEYPSVLLGEFDKAFLKLPSEIIITSMKENQRYFATFSQKSQEESPTLHNGFIVVSNAINKDKQKIIAGNQKVLKARLSDAVFFYENDLKKPLDNAPLESVVFVQGLGTLKDKMERESIIAQYLTQKYLSSLNMPLEKALELVKRAVQIAKADLLSEVVYEFSELQGIMGYYYALKQNENELVALSVKEQYLPASENAPLPSSVFSTIVALSLKLDSLFSLFSAGKIPSGSKDPFALRRLSFGLLKIIAHYGLEFDLKADLKNLFEKVGVYQSFDLEILEKFLLERFNNLIDCNPSIIRSVLNTNERDIVKIIQKVKALKRFLDDPKNAQKKELLFSAFKRLANINKDRNLNESSEFSTHLFKEPKEHALFEAFNAIKMSAFESLDSKIEAYFGLHAPLEEYFKSVLVMDKDIEIQKNRKNFLWGVYQSFLEIGDIKEIAI
- the gpmI gene encoding 2,3-bisphosphoglycerate-independent phosphoglycerate mutase produces the protein MAQKTLLIITDGIGYRKDSDHNAFFHAKKTTYDLMFKTLPYSLIDTHGLSVGLPKGQMGNSEVGHMCIGAGRVLYQDLVKISLSLQNDGLKNNPAFLNTIQKSQVVHLMGLMSDGGVHSHIEHFIALALECEKSHKKVFLHLITDGRDVAPKSALTYLAPMQNICNENIQIATIGGRFYAMDRDNRFERIELAYHSLMGLNNTPLSPSEYIQSQYDKNTTDEFIMPACFKNYCGMQDGESFIFINFRNDRAREIVSALGQKEFSGFERETFKKLHIATMTPYDNTFSYPVLFPKESVQNTLAEVVSQHNLTQSHIAETEKYAHVTFFINGGVEAPFKNENRVLIQSPKVTTYDLKPEMSAKEVTLAVLEQMKSGTDLIIVNFANGDMVGHTGNFEASIKAVEAVDACLGEILSLAKKLDYAMLLTSDHGNCERMKDENQNPLTNHTAGSVYCFVLGNGVRSIKNGALNNIASSVLKLMGLKAPATMDEPLF